Within the Cervus elaphus chromosome 13, mCerEla1.1, whole genome shotgun sequence genome, the region AGTTGGCTTTGGAGAACCCCGATAAGAACGTCATCTTCTCCCCTCTGAGCATCTCCATAGCCTTGGCCTTCCTGTCCCTGGGGGCCCGTGGCTCCACCCTGACAGAGATCGTGGAAGGACTCAAGTTCAACCTCACGGAGATCCAGGAGAAAGAGATCCACCAGGGCTTCCAGCACCTCCTGCAGACACTCAATCCAGCCAGTAATGAGCTGCAGCTGAGCGCGGGCAATGCCATGTTTGTGCAGCACCAGCTGAAGCTGCTGGACAAGTTCATAGAAGATGCCCGGGTGCTATATTCCTCCGAGGCCTTCTCGACCAACTTCGGGGACCAGGAAGCTGCCAAGAGTCTAATAAATGGCTATGTGAAGAATAAAACCCAGGGGAAAATTGAGGAGCTGTTCAAGTTCCTTTCTCCAAACACAGTGTTGGTCCTGGTGAATTACATCTACTTTAAAGGTGGGTGCCCTGTTGATTCGGAAGGAAATGTACCTTTAGTTTTGTGTCTTAGGGCTATTTCTATTTCAGCTCAGCCAACTCTGTTGCTGGGCATTATAGAGGGAGCTGTCATCAGTGAGGACAGCTTGGGTACTAAGACCCTGTCCCCGTCATAGTCTTTGCCTATTTGGGGGTTTTCTAAATCACAGCTGCCATTGCAGCACACAAGGGCAGGGGCGCCATCAACCCTTTGTCTGAGCCACAGTGAAGCAAAAGTCGTTcagtcgactctttgcgatcccgtggactgtagtctgtcaggctcctctgtccatgggaattctctaggtcagaatactggaatggatagctgttcccttctccaggggatcttccgaacccaggtctcacgcattgcaggcagattctttaccatctaacccACAGGGAACCTTTTTAGTTGCAAACTTGCCAGGCTACCTGGAGGAAGGGGCTTTCCTCTAAGTCACTCTGGAGAGGCTGGGAACCCCAGCTTCTTTTAACACATGCAGGGAAGGCCACTGCTCCGCACTCTGCGGGCTGTGTCTGACCTGGGCTCCCTCCAAGGGGACTTGGTCTCAGCGGGTGGAGGCGGGGCTGGTGGCCGCCTTCATGCTGTGACAGCCTCTGAGCAGCCTGGCCAACTCAAGGAACTTCAGCTGTGCTCCGTTATAGCCATGAGGGTAGCATTGGCAACGCCAACCCCAGAGGGAAGCCTCAGGGAAGGACAATACCCGGGACAGACTCTTTTCCAGATTCTAGCTGGTCCAGGGCCCAACCCATTGGTAGAAACCCAACACTGCAAACCTGATCCTGGAAACTCATAGGGGCAGAGTGAAGGCAGCAAGATTTCACACACGGAGCCAGCAGTGCAAAAGGGACATGGAATAAAGACACAAAGAATGATCACTGAGCGAGGGGGTGGGCAGGTGCCTAAGGGACACCAGCTGGAGGGGACATGTGTGCCCTGAACTGGGGACTCCTGGCAGAGCCCTGGGGAGCCCTCCTGGATCTGTGTTTTTCTCTGTAAATGAAGGCCTAGATTCCCAGTTGtctggaaaaattttaataatctaGGCCAGTTCTACTATATTGTGCCTTGACTTTTCTGTGCTCTCATTTCCTACCACCCTGACCTGTCCCAGGACTCTGTCCTCCCCAGGGGTACCCCCACCAGCCCAGCTTTCCCTCTCCTCCTGACTCTAGCCATGGGGACACAGGCAGGGTTGGAAACAAAGCAGGAAGCAGGGGTGGATAAATCCTCCATGAAGCCCCAGGGCACCAATCTCCCCAAGAAGCCGACCCTCCGGCACTAAGGTCTCCATCTTCCTTGGGGGACACCCAAGGCCCCTCCTTTGTTGACCCCGCCCTGCCCTCCAGGTCCCTGTGTGGGTCCAGCTTCAACCGGGTTCACGAGGCTGTGGGGACGTGTGTCCTCCCTACAAAGCCAACGACCAACCCCTGGTCACTAACATGTCCCCTTAAAGGACCAGGAGGTCCCATATCTCCCCATCCTCAGCCTCATCCCCATCTCTCTGTTGTCCTCCACATTCCTGTTGACTTCGCCTTTAGCACAACTAACCGGCTTTGTTTCATATCCCGCTTCCCAATCCTGACCTGCAGGGTTCACCCCCATCCCCAGAGGCTTACCACCTGCCCAGGTGTATGTGCACACCTAGCAGGCCCACATAGAGGTCCATGATATGGGGGCTGCTGGCGTGGGGAGGGTCTTCCCCGCTCAGGGACCAGGGCCAAGGAGGGAGAGACTGCAGCTCTTGCACTCACAGACTCTTGAcctgtcccccctcccccagcccagtggAAGACTCCCTTTGACCCCAAACACACTCAGCAGGCAGAGTTCCACGTGAGCAAGAACAAGACGGTGGAGGTGCCCATGATGAGCATTGGCCTGGAAACCCCTTACTTCCGGGACGAGGAGCTGGGCTGCACGCTGGTGGAGCTCACGTACACCAGCAATGACAGCGCCCTCCTCATCCTCCCCGACGAGGGCAAAATGCAGGACCTGGAAGCCAAGCTGAACCCGGAGACCCTGACGAGGTGGCGAGGATCCCTGCAGCCCAGGTGACTCCCCAGGACCCGGAGCTGTGGGTTCACCTGCCTTCTCGGTCCTTCCCCCTCTTCCTGGACTCCTGAAGCCCAGCAACTGGGCCTCAGGAATGTGCAGGCCCgggggcagaggtgggagagTCCATCCCCAATGACCTTGCTCTTTGCTGCCTGCCTGACTCAGTGCTTGAATCCTTCTGTAAAATTATAACATCTGAGGGGGTGGGAGCTGAAAGTGCGCCTCCAACTAAGAAGGGCTGAGTCATGAGGACTCAGCATGACCCCTGACACTCATGTTCTCCCCACGACTCCTGCTTCTGAAGGTGGAAGTGTTGCAGAAACCAATGTtgcagaaaccaagcaccacactcagagagttggagaactgAGGTTTATTACTCTGGTCGGCCCGGAGGAGTTAAAACTCTAAactctgagccctgaacaaaggggttacagagtttttatagacagactgtagCAGACTACAGTGCACAACACTAGCTGTTATTTGGCCGGTTTAATCCAAGGGGTTTTGTGTGCATGAGAAgagcagtcaagatggggaggaagatgccTGGCCTTTACATGGACAGGCGTGATTAGGCAGGTTTGCAGGGACTGGGAaactgcaaagagctgaacaagggagagtgagataaactccagttcctagtaaTGAAAGTCCCCATTTTCTGAGAGTTCGCGATCTACGTGATCCAGGCTTTTCAAaaagcaagctgagttacagaggcagaacgAGCAGGAGatcatgaaaaattttaattttccctcTTCAGAAGGATCAGATAGAATCAGGTGAGGGCTCAGGTGTGATGGCTTCTGAGGACCATATTTGCACTCTTTCCtttatattcactcatttattcactcatccagTCAGCactttttgaaaagattaattgAGGACTTACTATGCCTCAGGGACTAACATAGACCCTGTGGTAGATCAGCAAATAAAACACTAAATTCTGTACCCTCATGGCATTCCATAATTGTGGAAGACAGActggaaagaaatgtaaattcttcagtattttgagaggggagaaatggggaggtggggagagtaaAGCACAGTAAAAGGGTGAAGAAAACTGTATCCAGAGGTAGTTTGTGATCAGAAATAGGGTGGCCCTTAGGTGATGTTGCAGTCAGAGACCGAGCCTTCTGGGTGTGTTGGGAAAAGCTGTTTCTGGCCAAGGGAATAAGCAGGGCAAAGCCTCTGAGGAGGAGCGAGCCTGGTGTGGCTGAGGATGAGTGAGGCCAGAGCAGGAGGGCAGAGGGGTGAGAGGGGAAGCTGGACGAAGGCAGGGTCCCCCGACGGTGGACTCAGGTCACGTGGGGCCTTGCAGACTCCTTAACCTCCCCCTGCCCTGGTGCCTGCTGGCATGTAAGACTCCTGCAGATCGGAATGGATAAGTAACAAAATAAGCGGATTCAGCCCGAGGGGTCTAGAAATTGAGAAAAAGAGTCCTTATTCCAGGGAGAAGGGGGATGGTAAGGGGAATCCTTGGAAGACCATGCTGTGAGGTGGGAATAGGCAGACGTCTTTTCAAGCAGGTgttca harbors:
- the LOC122706620 gene encoding serpin A3-2-like; amino-acid sequence: MSPFLALGLLLAGICSVHCLPENVMVKDQHRRVDDHTLASSNTDFAFSLYKQLALENPDKNVIFSPLSISIALAFLSLGARGSTLTEIVEGLKFNLTEIQEKEIHQGFQHLLQTLNPASNELQLSAGNAMFVQHQLKLLDKFIEDARVLYSSEAFSTNFGDQEAAKSLINGYVKNKTQGKIEELFKFLSPNTVLVLVNYIYFKAQWKTPFDPKHTQQAEFHVSKNKTVEVPMMSIGLETPYFRDEELGCTLVELTYTSNDSALLILPDEGKMQDLEAKLNPETLTRWRGSLQPRQIHKLYLPKFSIKSDYELNDILSQLGIKKIFTDPDLSGITGTGNLAVSQVVHSAVLDVDEEGTEGAAATGMGIVATSFRRTIVRFDRPFLIAIVLKDTQSIIFLGKVTNPSQA